A genome region from Gemmatimonadota bacterium includes the following:
- a CDS encoding cupin domain-containing protein, which produces MVIKPDHSEHYKWGNDCDGWHLLNTASLSVIKERVPKGGVEEMHFHRKAQQLFYLLQGVATIQLGDETYRVLRGEAMHVPPKTPHRLENTGEEELIFLVISQPHSHMDKITL; this is translated from the coding sequence ATGGTCATCAAGCCAGATCACTCGGAACACTACAAATGGGGTAACGACTGCGATGGATGGCATCTGCTGAACACGGCCTCTTTGAGCGTAATCAAAGAAAGGGTGCCCAAGGGCGGCGTGGAGGAGATGCACTTTCACCGCAAAGCGCAACAGTTGTTCTATCTACTGCAAGGTGTTGCCACCATTCAACTGGGGGATGAGACCTACAGGGTACTTCGTGGAGAGGCCATGCATGTACCCCCGAAAACGCCGCATCGACTGGAAAACACCGGCGAGGAAGAGCTCATATTCCTCGTCATATCCCAACCCCATAGCCATATGGACAAGATCACGCTATGA
- a CDS encoding Gfo/Idh/MocA family oxidoreductase, translating into MKTYRVGIIGLGRMGSTIDDEGHTPLPYSVAAACRASERLEIAAGCDLRTERREDFSRRWGVNALYEDFRDMVREERPNIVAVCTTASGLQKPAREAPDASFRGDSHAELAVALAEMGVPMLYVEKAMASSMAAADDILDAVLKNGTVFNTGVLRRFDNRYGVVRDAVLRGDVGEPTAAVHYARSSLMHGHIHSIDTLSWLIGDPVIRSVRGEIDPRDYVIDGDHIPYDPIATYELDFENGVRAWSIPAAGWEYEIIGTEGTIRSLNNGADASLRRAPLEGRENRKGRSAWEEVPFEFVTPKSTVVSCLEDLVRAYETGDQSLGHVEVAHHITEACIAVAESHRRDGTWVDLPLANRDLYIWHV; encoded by the coding sequence ATGAAAACCTATCGAGTAGGTATCATTGGACTGGGCCGCATGGGCAGCACGATCGACGACGAGGGCCATACGCCCCTGCCCTATTCTGTCGCGGCCGCCTGCAGGGCGAGCGAACGGTTGGAGATCGCCGCCGGCTGCGACCTTCGGACTGAGCGCAGGGAGGACTTTTCCAGGCGCTGGGGCGTCAACGCCCTGTACGAGGATTTCCGGGACATGGTCCGGGAGGAGCGTCCCAACATCGTTGCCGTATGCACCACCGCATCGGGTCTGCAGAAACCGGCCCGGGAAGCGCCCGACGCTTCGTTTCGCGGAGATTCCCATGCCGAGCTGGCCGTCGCGCTGGCGGAAATGGGCGTGCCCATGCTCTACGTGGAGAAGGCCATGGCCAGTTCCATGGCGGCGGCCGACGACATCCTCGACGCTGTGTTGAAAAACGGAACGGTATTCAATACGGGCGTGCTGCGCAGGTTCGACAACCGATACGGCGTGGTGCGCGACGCGGTCCTGAGGGGCGATGTAGGTGAGCCCACGGCGGCCGTCCACTACGCGCGGTCATCCCTGATGCACGGTCACATCCATTCCATCGACACGCTCTCCTGGCTGATCGGCGATCCCGTCATCCGCTCCGTTCGCGGCGAGATCGACCCCCGGGACTACGTCATTGACGGCGATCACATCCCCTACGATCCGATCGCGACGTACGAACTGGACTTCGAGAACGGTGTCCGCGCGTGGTCGATTCCCGCGGCGGGATGGGAGTACGAGATCATCGGGACCGAGGGGACCATCAGGTCGCTGAACAACGGGGCCGATGCATCGTTGCGGCGGGCGCCGCTCGAGGGGCGGGAAAACCGCAAAGGCCGCAGCGCCTGGGAGGAGGTGCCGTTCGAATTCGTTACGCCGAAGAGTACGGTCGTTTCCTGCCTGGAAGACCTCGTCCGCGCGTACGAGACGGGCGATCAAAGCCTGGGGCACGTTGAGGTCGCCCACCACATTACGGAAGCCTGCATCGCCGTCGCCGAAAGCCACCGCCGCGACGGCACCTGGGTGGATCTCCCGCTGGCCAACCGCGATCTGTATATCTGGCACGTCTGA